The DNA window ACAGCAATACAGAGTGCGTGGTCCGCCTCGAGCTAACATTAGGCAATGTCTAACCGGTAAACTTTattctgtatatataaacaaaatacATCAATTAGGTATTTTAGCTATGTGATTAATTAACCAGACAAAGAGCACTCAGTTTGAAAGCACCATTGACAGCTTTTCTCCTATCGTTATGAACTCGCTTTTGCTCTTACTGTGGACTGTTGTCACCGCGGTGTTCGCCCAAAGCACCAACAGCGGGTACTTACCCGGCTGTGACCCGGTCAGTTTGAACCCTTCTCTAGTGCTTAGGGAAGGTTTTGATATCACGTATTATAACTATCCTTGGAGATCTTACAACTATCAGATCAATCGTGGTGTACCTGACAGAGTCACTTATTTAACAAgtgaatatataaatggaGGTTATGCCAACTATGAGCGTTTGGGAAGTTCCACTGGTGTGACCAATTTGACTTTTCGCTATACTTTTGGTGAAGGAAGAGGTAGAGAAATTGTACAGGGCACTTTGCCGGATAACTACCACTTACCTCAGACTATCAATATATCTAATTTTGCGTATTTGGCAACTGGTTATTTTAGGGCGGATCAAGATGGTGTTTACAACTTTACTTTGGACTTCGTGGACGACTTCGCTGTTGCTTCATTTGGTAGCGGGAGAGCTTTCACTT is part of the Eremothecium cymbalariae DBVPG#7215 chromosome 2, complete sequence genome and encodes:
- a CDS encoding uncharacterized protein (similar to Ashbya gossypii AFL095W - FLO5-1 lacks internal repeats - considered partial) translates to MNSLLLLLWTVVTAVFAQSTNSGYLPGCDPVSLNPSLVLREGFDITYYNYPWRSYNYQINRGVPDRVTYLTSEYINGGYANYERLGSSTGVTNLTFRYTFGEGRGREIVQGTLPDNYHLPQTINISNFAYLATGYFRADQDGVYNFTLDFVDDFAVASFGSGRAFTCCNEQRSLTNPTEFQLNATWSRSAPEGRSSAPVRLQRGVYYPVRLFYVNTNNWGGISLTYTDPSGQHHDVFENSVFQFNDQDESCPAQIATTTVPYDGSETVTAYTTLSTYTNSLNEETTGEVVVINTPYGHLTTHYY